One Fusarium falciforme chromosome 14, complete sequence genomic region harbors:
- a CDS encoding MFS domain-containing protein, with translation MLPPPRLSVGSDELPAHVRRVLHNERELTFFGCCRCYPKAVAWSLLLFCTIVMEAYGKSLISGFIAFPEFQRRYGSPARPFAQSPEQQHYKISPAWQMDLQNAAMVCEIIGLLAHGYITYVIGYRKMMMACLLWMCGAVFPAVFATNIWLLLVSQALCGLPWGVIQTLAATYAAEVVPSTLRACVLSNINMCWLIGQLIGTGILRILVQDDSEWSYRLPFALQWAFAVPLLIGVYFAPDSPWWLIRHEKQADARHSLRRLCNRNVLDIEDTITVMEHTNMIEKKYNYGGSSYMDCFKGANLRRTEIACAVWSCQALCGSALIGSAPYFLSQAGFNPSHSFSLSTGIYGMGILGGMTSWILLSVVGRRRLYIPGLLSSVIILAICGTLSVAWSQVIGMDWALGGLIILMAFTYNLTIGPVCYVLAAEIPSTRLRVKTVALARVTYNIFSIINNALVPQMLNPTVWNLKGKACFVYTGTAFLCLIWCYFRLPETKLLSYLELDILFEKRAPTATFRELQIRLANSAYMSISAVERLRNVWHGWLAYS, from the exons ATGCTGCCGCCCCCACGCCTGTCTGTGGGATCCGACGAACTCCCAGCACATGTTCGGCGTGTATTGCACAACGAGCGAGAATTAACATTCTTCGGATGCTGTCGCTGCTACCCCAAGGCTGTGGCCTGGTCGCTGCTGCTCTTTTGTACTATCGTTATGGAGGCCTACGGCAAGTCGCTCATCTCTGGTTTCATCGCCTTCCCTGAATTTCAGCGGAGATATGGATCGCCGGCCAGGCCATTTGCACAATCTCCCGAGCAACAGCACTACAAAATCTCACCTGCGTGGCAGATGGACCTGCAAAACGCTGCCATGGTCTGCGAAATCATTGGTCTCTTAGCGCATGGCTACATCACGTATGTCATCGGATAtcggaagatgatgatggcatgcCTCCTCTGGATGTGTGGTGCCGTATTCCCTGCTGTTTTCGCAACCAACATATGGCTTCTCCTGGTCTCGCAGGCATTATGCG GATTACCTTGGGGCGTCATTCAAACGCTCGCAGCGACATATGCCGCTGAAGTAGTACCATCTACCTTGCGAGCATGCGTTTTGAGTAATATCAATATGTGCTGGCTAATCGGGCAGCTAATTGGGACTGGAATCCTTCGCATCCTTGTGCAGGATGATTCCGAATGGTCTTATCGCCTCCCATTCGCATTACAATGGGCCTTTGCGGTGCCCTTGTTGATCGGCGTTTATTTTGCTCCTGATAGTCCCT GGTGGCTAATTCGCCATGAAAAGCAAGCAGACGCCCGCCACTCTCTTCGCAGGCTATGCAACAGGAACGTTCTTGATATCGAGGATACCATAACCGTCATGGAGCACACAAACATGATCGAAAAGAAGTACAACTACGGAGGTTCAAGCTACATGGACTGTTTCAAAGGCGCAAACCTGCGACGAACCGAAATAGCATGTGCTGTCTGGTCATGCCAGGCACTTTGCGGCTCCGCTTTAATTGGAAGCGCACCATACTTCCTCTCGCAGGCCGGTTTCAACCCGTCGCATTCTTTCAGTCTCTCAACCGGCATATACGGCATGGGTATCCTCGGAGGCATGACCTCCTGGATTCTCCTTTCTGTTGTTGGTCGTCGCAGACTTTACATTCCTGGCCTCTTATCATCAGTTATCATTCTGGCCATTTGTGGCACACTGTCGGTGGCTTGGAGCCAAGTTATTGGCATGGACTGGGCTTTAGGTGGCCTGATCATTCTCATGGCCTTCACTTATAACTTAACCATTGGCCCTGTGTGTTACGTCTTGGCTGCCGAAATTCCCTCAACGCGACTTCGGGTCAAGACAGTCGCGCTTGCCAGGGTAACATACAACATCTTCTCTATCATAAACAACGCCTTGGTTCCCCAGATGTTAAATCCAACCGTCTGGAATCTTAAGGGAAAAGCGTGTTTTGTCTACACTGGTACGGCCTTTCTCTGCCTTATCTGGTGCTACTTTCGACTGCCTGAAACAAAGCTGCTGTCATACCTCGAACTAGATATTCTGTTTGAGAAAAGAGCTCCAACGGCAACATTCAGGGAACTTCAGATTAGGCTGGCTAATAGCGCCTATATGTCTATATCTGCAGTGGAAAGATTGAGAAATGTTTGGCATGGGTGGTTAGCATATTCCTAG
- a CDS encoding MFS domain-containing protein, whose translation MLLRNDIWGYRIPFALQWIWLVPLIVGIFLAPESPWWLVRKGKLGEAKRPLLRLTISAQQADQQTSVVGEQGRAAPSTVPGFDVDKTISMMVYTNEVEKAETEGTGYLDLFRGSVSRRRTKIVCATWLVQQLCGTSLQALSTYFYQNAGLDVSNSFNLSLGQYGIGFFGTIGSWFFVSKFGRRGLYLFGQIGFTLVLFSIGCTTFSGKSSASQWAAGSLLLGNALVYNLSVGPLCYSLVSEIPSTRLRGKAIMLARNTYNVGGIVINIITPRMVNPSAWNWGARARLFWAGLCLLCAIWTYFRLPEPKGRTFLELDILFENHVSARNFSKTQVDTILRNVEHEAKTDKLGPTATHVG comes from the coding sequence ATGTTATTACGCAACGACATTTGGGGTTACCGCATTCCTTTTGCTCTCCAGTGGATATGGCTAGTGCCGTTGATTGTCGGGATCTTCTTGGCTCCTGAATCTCCTTGGTGGCTTGTTCGCAAGGGCAAGTTGGGAGAGGCGAAGCGTCCGCTACTCCGCCTTACTATAAGCGCCCAACAAGCCGATCAGCAGACCAGTGTTGTCGGCGAGCAGGGGCGGGCAGCCCCCAGTACCGTACCTGGCTTCGATGTTGACAAGACTATTTCCATGATGGTCTACACCAATGAGGTCGAGAAGGCCGAGACTGAAGGAACAGGATACTTGGACCTGTTCAGAGGTTCGGTGTCTAGACGAAGAACCAAGATCGTTTGTGCGACTTGGTTGGTCCAGCAGCTCTGCGGTACTTCTCTGCAAGCCTTGTCAACGTACTTCTACCAAAATGCAGGTTTAGACGTGTCCAACAGCTTTAATTTGTCACTTGGTCAGTACGGTATTGGCTTCTTCGGCACCATCGGATCTTGGTTCTTTGTCAGCAAATTTGGTCGTCGCGGCCTCTACCTGTTCGGGCAGATTGGCTTCACACTGGTACTCTTCAGCATTGGCTGTACTACCTTCTCGGGCAAGTCTTCGGCATCTCAATGGGCCGCTGGTagtcttctcctcggcaatGCCCTCGTCTACAACCTGAGCGTCGGCCCCCTCTGCTACTCCCTGGTATCCGAGATTCCTTCCACTCGTCTTCGCGGAAAGGCTATTATGCTTGCCAGGAATACTTACAACGTTGGTGGTATTGTCATCAATATCATCACCCCGCGCATGGTGAACCCTTCGGCATGGAATTGGGGAGCGAGAGCCCGATTGTTCTGGGCTGGTCTTTGCCTCTTGTGCGCAATCTGGACTTACTTCCGCCTCCCTGAACCTAAGGGTAGAACTTTCCTTGAGCTGGATATTCTCTTTGAGAATCATGTTTCCGCTAGAAATTTCTCCAAGACCCAGGTCGATACCATCTTAAGGAATGTTGAGCATGAGGCCAAGACCGACAAACTCGGTCCAACTGCTACGCATGTTGGTTAG
- a CDS encoding Methyltransf-25 domain-containing protein produces the protein MATAEKTQYDAFAPKYASVEELPCSKLEAELVRNALGNCSDLKVLDLGGGSGLHARRAVDAGAAIVDVVDISPEMMRAGQDVETQLGRQGRIRWLEADVTRPLGEQLDLPQHGYDIVMANWVFDHAASMSDLKNMWENVIAGLKPGGKFIGVRAKSVRAEYMSYGKYGVTFTEIKEIPNGLKYKVGCVTQPPFSFEATSMESSYSLSDDIARELGLVDFQVCRPEDTEIVKNDLEFWGDYIKDPNFVVVMARA, from the coding sequence ATGGCCACCGCCGAGAAAACACAGTACGATGCTTTCGCTCCGAAATATGCCTCAGTCGAGGAACTCCCCTGTTCAAAGCTCGAGGCCGAACTAGTCCGCAACGCCCTAGGCAACTGTAGCGAcctcaaagtccttgacctcggtgGAGGTAGCGGGCTCCACGCCCGGCGCGCAGTGGATGCCGGTGCCGCCATCGTTGATGTCGTCGACATTTCGCCCGAGATGATGCGCGCGGGGCAGGACGTCGAGACGCAGCTAGGCCGGCAGGGACGCATCCGCTGGCTCGAGGCCGACGTGACGCGGCCGTTGGGTGAGCAGCTCGACTTGCCGCAACATGGGTACGATATAGTCATGGCAAACTGGGTATTTGACCATGCCGCATCAATGTCGGATCTAAAGAACATGTGGGAAAACGTGATCGCGGGCTTGAAGCCTGGTGGAAAGTTCATCGGAGTGAGGGCGAAGAGTGTGCGTGCTGAATACATGAGCTACGGGAAATACGGCGTCACGTTCACGGAGATTAAGGAGATTCCAAATGGCCTGAAGTACAAGGTTGGATGTGTGACCCAGCCGCCCTTTTCCTTCGAGGCTACGTCGATGGAGTCGAGCTATTCGCTTTCCGACGATATTGCTCGCGAACTTGGGCTAGTCGACTTTCAGGTTTGCCGGCCAGAGGACACGGAAATTGTCAAGAATGATTTGGAGTTTTGGGGTGATTATATCAAAGATCCTAACTTTGTTGTTGTAATGGCAAGGGCATAG
- a CDS encoding Epimerase domain-containing protein produces the protein MNFAPMTGSTVLVTGGSGFVGAHIIVQALGKGYAVRTTVRSLSRANLVRDKVRCGGISEKQANSVEFFEVDLLSDKGWDKACRGCDFVIHVASPYPSSFPKNEDDIIKPAREGTLRALKAAKKSGTVKRVVITSSFAAIGYGHGKRTNNDPFTETDWTVLKDPKSPVGAYEKSKTLAEQDAWQWLRNEGEGLELATVNPVSIWGPSLGNEINTSLELPTRMLNGDLPGLPNLSFGIVDVRDVADLHIKAMEAPEAAGQRYLAISDELSVSTKDISTYLKEGLPARETKKVPTHMLPDFLLRIVAAFDKSVALIVPELGIVRPTSNGKAKRELNWAPRSARDAVVASAESMKRTGRVKF, from the coding sequence ATGAATTTCGCACCCATGACGGGTTCAACTGTTCTCGTTACGGGGGGATCTGGCTTTGTCGGCGCTCACATTATCGTTCAGGCGCTGGGGAAAGGTTATGCTGTCCGAACTACTGTGCGATCGTTGAGCCGCGCCAACCTTGTGCGGGATAAGGTTCGCTGTGGCGGGATATCAGAGAAACAGGCAAACAGTGTTGAGTTCTTTGAAGTCGATCTCCTCAGTGACAAAGGCTGGGACAAGGCCTGTAGAGGCTGCGACTTTGTGATCCACGTTGCGTCCCCTTACCCGTCGAGTTTTCCCAAGAATGAAGACGACATCATCAAACCAGCTCGGGAAGGGACTCTGAGAGCACTCAAAGCTGCAAAAAAATCCGGGACCGTCAAACGTGTTGTCATCACATCTTCCTTTGCAGCCATCGGCTACGGACACGGAAAGAGAACAAACAACGACCCGTTCACCGAGACGGACTGGACGGTACTGAAAGACCCCAAAAGTCCTGTTGGGGCATACGAAAAGAGCAAAACTCTGGCGGAGCAAGATGCGTGGCAGTGGCTGAGGAATGAGGGGGAGGGTTTGGAATTGGCGACTGTCAATCCAGTTAGCATCTGGGGTCCTTCACTTGGAAACGAAATTAACACCAGTTTGGAGCTCCCTACCCGGATGCTGAATGGGGATCTTCCCGGATTACCGAACCTCTCATTCGGCATTGTCGATGTCAGGGATGTCGCCGACCTGCAtatcaaggccatggaggcTCCGGAAGCAGCGGGTCAAAGATACTTGGCCATATCTGATGAACTCTCGGTCTCGACAAAGGATATATCGACATACTTGAAAGAGGGGTTACCGGCAAGGGAAACGAAGAAAGTACCAACTCATATGCTCCCCGATTTTCTCTTACGCATTGTCGCCGCTTTTGACAAGTCCGTTGCATTAATCGTCCCAGAATTGGGTATTGTCAGACCTACGAGCAATGGAAAGGCTAAGAGAGAACTGAACTGGGCCCCACGCAGCGCTCGAGATGCCGTGGTGGCCAGCGCTGAGAGCATGAAAAGGACTGGTAGAGTCAAGTTCTAG
- a CDS encoding Zinc-type alcohol dehydrogenase-like protein, with product MSHNKTLIYKKVPNGLPVPGEDLAVEARPIDLESPPKGRLILEILQASFDPYLRGKMRDPKIKSYSAAFETNQPIVNATVSKVLKTDSPEYNEGDLVVAATPIAEYARVEDLKAQMVRKITNPFSLDIGLFLGPLGMPGLTAWSGLHKIGQPKEGETIFISSAAGAVGQVVGQVAKRAGLTVIGSVGSDEKLDFIINELGFDSGFNYKKESPSSALGKLAPNGIDIYFENVGGDHLEAALEVMNIGGRIPMCGMISSYNTPIAERPGIKNMAYVVSKQILMQGFIVTNPDYWAVYFKEHQESLQKWFADGSMKAKLSVTEGIENAAEGLVGMLKGENFGKAVLKIK from the exons ATGAGTCACAACAAGACCCTCATTTACAAAAAAGTCCCCAATGGACTTCCAGTCCCTGGTGAGGACCTTGCCGTTGAAGCACGCCCGATCGATCTCGAATCGCCTCCAAAGGGCCGCCTTATTCTCGAGATTTTACAAGCATCTTTCGATCCGTATCTCCGGGGCAAAATGCGCGACCCCAAAATCAAATCATACTCCGCTGCCTTCGAAACCAACCAGCCTATCGTTAATGCCACTGTATCCAAAGTCCTCAAAACCGATAGTCCCGAATATAACGAGGGTGACTTGGTAGTTGCTGCCACTCCCATCGCCGAATATGCACGGGTGGAGGACCTCAAGGCGCAGATGGTCCGCAAGATCACGAACCCGTTTAGTCTCGACATTGGCCTGTTTCTCGGGCCCCTAGGAATGCCTGGTTTGACAGCTTGGTCTGGCTTGCATAAAATTGGACAACCCAAAGAAGGCGAGACGATCTTCATCAGCTCGGCCGCTGGCGCTGTTGGCCAAGTTGTCGGGCAGGTAGCTAAGCGAGCGGGTTTGACTGTGATCGGATCTGTTGGTTCAGATGAGAAGCTAGACTTCATAATTAATGAGCTAGGGTTTGACTCGGGTTTTAACTACAAGAAGGAGTCACCATCGAGCGCGCTGGGCAAACTTGCTCCTAACGGCATCGACATTTATTTCGAGAATGTCGGTGGAGACCACCTCGAAGCCGCACTAGAAGTCATGAACATTGGCGGCAGAATCCCAATGTGTGGAATG ATTAGCAGCTACAATACGCCTATAGCAGAGCGCCCAGGGATCAAGAATATGGCGTATGTCGTCAGCAAGCAGATTCTCATGCAGGGCTTCATCGTTACCAACCCTGACTATTGGGCTGTCTACTTCAAGGAGCATCAAGAGAGTCTCCAGAAGTGGTTTGCTGACGGGAGTATGAAGGCAAAATTATCAGTGACAGAGGGCATTGAAAACGCGGCTGAGGGGCTTGTTGGCATGCTTAAAGGCGAGAACTTTGGTAAGGCTGTGTTGAAGATCAAATAA